From the Coffea eugenioides isolate CCC68of chromosome 1, Ceug_1.0, whole genome shotgun sequence genome, the window ctctctgtggcCGGCCCCGGCGCCACATGCAATTGTTGGCTTCGATTTCTCTGGCTTTACATAGCCTACTGTATATAGGAGGACTAGTAGTTACAAATGAGCATATCAATCCTCTCTCCAGCCAGGTACATGATGATGCATGTTAGTAATGCGATTGTGCCCGCTTATTAGTACCTGTATCGATCCCTCAAACATGCGATGAGGAAGGGGAACTCAATCGAACAATCAAATAACAGCCAGGTACGCTGGAAGCGGGCGGGAGGGCGTGCGTGAGATTTTATTTGGAGTGCTATATTATACTATATATTACTATTTCCGAATCAGAAGCCGATTTTACTTGTACACAGCTTCCTCTTTGAATGGGGATAATAAAAAAACAACAATCCGTATGATGGTGATGGGAAGAGACAGCAAATGCGACTATCGACTGACCGGGACTGATGGATGAAAAATCACCATCGTTAAAATGCACAAGTATATATATAGATGAGTTGAGTTGATTTTTAAATTTATCGACACACATTCGAAACAATTGTCTAGAACGCACTACCCGATGAGACCAGAGCTAAGAATGTAGTATATCTTTTACCActtcaagaaagaaaagattcaCTAAGCATAAGAAAAGTTTCAGTAAAGCATAAAGCTTGGATGGATGCGTTAGTTTGTGGTGCAGTGAGCATCACAATTTGATTTCCGGAGCATGTCATATTATTGTCATGTATGAGCTCTTCCATCATATCATATCGCGATGACAAGCAAGAAAGAAGTTAACACGGCGTGCCTGCTCAGCAGCGAGAACGTTCAGCGGAGGCGGTAGGGGCACAGGTGGAGCTGGGCGCTTAAAAGTTTCTCTGCCGTGACCGGTGACCAGCCAGCGCCAGCGGTGGATTAAAGTGTCGTGATTATGATTTATGACACCACACAGACGGAGTCAGAGGCCTAGCGCAATGTTGCTTGCATGTTAATATCTTATTGCTCATGAAATCGGTCAAAACGTCGTTAATTCCTAAAAAACCAAAATGAGAGAGACAAACAAATTAGTTGGCGCGCAATACTTtgacgcaaaaaaaaaaaaaaaaaaagagctccATACAAGTTTGTCTCAAAAAACTTTGGCAGCATTGGATGCATCACACAATGAATGAATCCCCCGAGGAGGGAAAAAAGATGGGAAAACTAAAAATATTATAGTAATAACAATTTAATATTTGTGAGTAGCCATATTGAAGAGTATAAGTTCAAAAGTTTGTCTACGTTATAGAAAATGTGTATATTTTTTGAGTTCACTTATAAAAGGCAATTGAAAATTACAATGGGTTTGTTTGggtagagtattatttgaaataattactatagcGCTTTTTGTGATGtatgtatatgaaataaaaagatggTTAGAAATATAAAAATAAGTTGAAAAATGTGCTTtaatgcaagcgaaatattatgtGCGTGTATGGTATCTAAAATATGTTTAAATAATAGAttcaaatataaaaatttttaaaataaaagagATGAACCATCATTTAGTATGGTATCTATCGTGTATAACTCTCATATCACTTAGAATTGGATTttgtttttatatattttttatgtgCGTGTATTATGGGTTAATTATACTAAACCCTTGGGGTTTGAtggaagaattttttttttttaaaaaaactctTCCTTATTGTGTTCCGATAGGAGATTTGGTACATATCAATTTCATGTTGACATTGTCACTTATATAAGGCTTGTAACATATGATAGGGAACTGACTACAGGTTATCGGAACTTTGATAACCAGAGAGCAGTCTTTGAGGAGGAAAGTAGGAAATTCCACTTccaagtgtttttttttaaaaaaaaaaaaaagaaaaacaaacaaatgaaatgaaaatagtAGTAGAATGAAGTCGAAAAGCGACTAAGTAGGAGTGGGGCCTCGAAGTTGCACTTGGGATCCTCGGTGACATGTTTTCTATGCCAACCCAATGCCACCAATAGTGTTGCGCCAAGTGTCATGTTATTATTTACACTTTTGTTAAACCAAGCCAAGCTgaattattagaaaattaaagTGTAAATAATAACATGACACTTGGCGCAACACTATTGGTGGCATTGAGTTGGCATAGAAAACATGTCACCGAGGATCCCAAGTGTCGAAGTTGAAGCACCAGCTCAGTTAATTCacaaaaaacaaacaaatggttttttttatttcataaacATCCTCTCATATTCTTAGAAAAGTGTTACAATATTTTTTTACgatcaaaaaaattaaaaagttacAATCCAAACAGTACCTAAGTACAGTACAGTAGGGAGGGTGGAGAAAATGAATGTAATGGACAATGAATACTGGatttagaggtggcaaaatgggcgggatgggcgggatttgcttgggtttgagatggaaccgagtcatatgggtttgggcccaaccttacccatatgtgttttgggactaacttgggcgggatcattttgggatgggtttagattgatcccgcccaatacccaaatccattttctacatattttttttcctttaattcattttttatttttatataattttaatatttttgatttattaaatttcttttagtttcattaaataaacatgcaagtgctttatactcaagattcccaccaaaaattggattaacaaataaaggaaaagatagatatacagccatattccaacatatatcaagatggccaaggtccttaggatgttgaatatttatccttatcattgtccaaggatgacaggtctaaactaactgaaatgctggaaattcttgtggataatgactaggaagactactagattatattcgctggtatgactataaaaattgttaaagataatttttgaatctaagattccgtttggattgacttttttttcaaaaaataagtttttcaaatacaatgttacagtaatatacaataactcaagaaacatcccatccatattaatatatcaaatatttcaaaaaaattttatagtaaaaatttttcatatacactgctacaataaaatatttcaaaaacacctaccaaaaacagctaatccaaacggagcccttgccatttgagcccaatgggtacccaagtatttcccatcctttcccattcattaatgggtatagttgggatgtgtcccaacttaaacccaataccaaattataatacccatcccgcccaaagttcctttgggcatgggtagcccattgggacttgggacaaattgccagctCTAACTGGATTGCAGATACTAGTAGTGAGTGTGGTCCTTAATTGATTCTGCTCTAAGAGTAGCCTGTATATCATTAGTTGTTTTACAGAAGGGAGCAGTCCGGAATCTGGATGCAAAATTATGATGTAGTACTGTATAGTAGGAGCACTCTAGCAGACTATTCCTTTCCCTTGGGATGCTCGCTCTCCGCAAAGCAAAGCAGGCCAAGATTCACAGATCatgcagcagcagcagctgcAGTAATGGCCGCCCCGCaatccatttttcttgcatCGCAACCCCCAACAAACTTAGATGTGGTAACACAAGCCATTAGGCCTTTGGCATGGTGATCACCACTTGTGTGGTGTGTGAGGCGTAGGTTCTAACTCTTGTCTTCTACCGATTTGTCATTATATGTGACGGTTTTAATTGATCATTTTGGATGGAGTCTCTGCTCACATCGAGTCCCCTTCCCTCTTCTCTTAGATTATGCTAGATTAGATTATAAGAATTCTACcgctataaaaaaaaaaaaaaaaaatgcggtaacacacatacacacacactcGCTTTTACGGGAGACTAGAGTTAAACTTGTAGTATCATGGAGGACAGACAAGGTGCAGTCTTTTTCGGAATGCTTCCTTTTGCATCGGGAGTTCGTGGACAGACAAGGTGCAATTTCACATATTTCTGTCCAAACCCATATTTAATATGCTAGTAGTTCGTGGACGAATATGACTACAAGTGCACATATTTCTGtccatataatatatattttttaatttttcaacaTATCGCCAAAAACATGTCTTTCCCAAGTTATCCTACCATTGAGAGCATACTTGTCTTCTCGTTGCAACACGTTCAtataaaatcacaaaataattttGATTTAACGTTTGATTGGATCACATTGAGAAAAATTGAAATATCTAGGGGTTATATTCAATCCCATTCCAAAATGAGATGGGcaaaattttttaccaaaacttGAATAAGATGGGGTTTTCAAAACCTTTCCTTATCATTTCTACTGTCTCAAGGTAATCACGGAATTTCGTCAAAACCCGTGTAAACATCAATAAGAACCAAGCATGAACACAGTGCCATCGTCGTGGTGTGTATCCTCCAAAACCTTACTGTTTTGAGAAGAAACCGGGATGTAAATAAGTTCGGTCCGACATAAAATACAGCAGATGGGAACTTGGATGAGCGGGATTTTGACACTGGCCCAGGCTATTATACCAGTAGCAcattcatcatcatcatcatctgaTTTCTGATAACTTCAGTGTGGTTTGAGAGAGAGTCACCAGAAATCTCCACAAGAACAAACTCCGTCCCTGAAATGATGAAATCTGTTGGCGTCCCGTACAATGATTTCTCGTTTAAGGTACTTTGAAGTTAGCTTGGTGAAGTTATGGCAATCACCACAGACCCGAAGATTCTTGGTGATTCGTATCGGGGTCCTAGATGTGGTGTTGAGTAGCCCATATGATATAGCCAGCCGTTCACTATGTCCAGTTAGtaactttattttttcttcctcctctACGTTGTGTAAAACATATTTAGTTTGAGGCACATATCCTCCtccttttaccaatttttcAGTGATCTGATCCAAATTTTGCTTAATCTCGTCAGACTCTGGATGAGACCTATCATGGGCAATGAACACGTGGAACTTATTGCCAACCTCTATCCAACTACATGCAGGATCTTTCTTCAACTCTTTTCCTTTCATCTTCGATCTCACTTCCTCCACATCTTCCCATCTCTCTGTCGCAGCATATGCATTGGATACCAGCACATAATTTCCCGGATTCACTGGATCTAGTTCCATGAGTTTACTAGCAGCAATTTCTCTAATTTTTTCGTTTGAGTGAACACGGCAAGCACCGAGGAGAGCACACCAAACAGCGGCTGTAGGCTCCGCTTTCATCATCGtcacaaaatgaaatgcttCTTCTAGGTAATTTGCACGGGCAAGCATATCAACCATGCAAGTGTAGTGTTCTGGCCATGGCTTCAATTTGTATTCATCTTGCATTGATTCAAAAACTTCTTTGCCCTCTTCCACCAAAGCGGAATGACTACATGCATAAAGAACAGCTAAGAAAGTAATGTGATCAGGAACTAGATTTTCACTTTCCAACCTCCTAAACAAATCAATGGCCACCTTACCATAACCATGCATTCCGTATGCACTGATCATGCTCGTCCATATAGGCAAGTCTTTATTCAAGGTACTACTGAAAACCTTATACGAGTCATCCACAATCCCACAGCAAGCATACATGTCCACAAGAGAGCTGGCGACAGGACCTTCAATAACAAACCCATTCCTGAGTAGGAAGCCATGAATCTCTTTTCCTTTCCTCAATGCCGATAAATCTGCAGCAGCAGACAGGATACTCAGTGTTGCAACACAATCTAgttcaattttgttttctttcataCGAGGTACTAGTTCAAGAGCCTCACTTGCCAATCCATTATCGACATAAGAAGACATCATGCTCGTGAAGGACACAACATTCTTAAATTCGATTAGTTTGAAAACCTTACAAGCATAATTGATGTTTTTGCAGTCCCCATACACTTTAACAAGCGTATTCTCTGTGACTAGATCATATAGGCCTCTTCTCAtgaaataagcatgaatttctttcacAAGAGAATGGCACTTTAAATCACTACAAGCAAGGAGAATGCTTCCAATCATTAACATGTCAACCTCCATCTTTTCCACATTTATTTCTCGAAACAGTTGCAAAGACTTCATGGGAAGATTGTTCCGAGCATAACCAGAAATTGCTGTCGTCCAAGTAACAGAATCTTTATAAGGCATCCTATCAAAAACAAAGTGCATGTAATCTGTCCTGCCGCACTTTGCGTACATGTCCACAAGGGTGTTTCCAACCAGCAAATCATTATccattttgtttttcaaagaaaaagcaTGAATTTGCATTCCATGCGACAGATTTCCCAATCTTCCAGAGGCTGCAAGCATACTTACAAGTGAAATCTGGTCGGGTTTCTGAACCAAATTTTTCATCTCAGAAAAAACACAGAGAGCATCTTCATACAATCCATTCTGTACAAAACCTGACAGCATTGAATTCCATGAAATATTATCTTTCTCCTTCATCTCACTGAAAACTCTCGCAGCCTCATCCATactattttcttacttcatttttctagtgtttgtttaacttttgaaatattttcacttttatctctatctttactttctacacattataactacatacttcttcccatgcaaaataagaaaatttatctcattgtttaactttaaaaaatcttggagaaatgtatatatgaataaaaaatatctccttaagcaataaacaaattactggccatttagtgtcaaatatcaatcacatgcaatgcttattgtgacatatatcttgcactctcactgctgaaagtttctctagaaaagaatgtccctattatacataattaattattagtataggatgagcaggatgaggttttttttttattttgaatatactagggggagggttgggttgggttgggtggtacgggggagggagtgtaaggaagaggtcttgggttcgagtcctcctgtttacacttaaaaaaaaaaaagaacatactacaagatgttttcagtaagtttggaacatactacaggcgggatgcatgcatttcggaaaacaacttcagtaagtttggaagggaagttgttttccataagatgagtgaaaatattttacataggaaaatgttttcagtaacttttgtgcaaccaaacacgggaaattaggaaaatatttttctggaaaatattttcacccgaaacaaacggacccttagtATGGTATCTATCGTGTATAACTCTCATATCGCTTAGAATTGGATTttgtttttatatattttttatgtgCTTGTATTATGGGTTAATTATAATAAACCCTTGGGGTTTGATggaagaattttaaaaaaaaaaaaaaaaaactcttcctTATTGTGTTCCGATAGGAGATTTGGTACATATCAATTTCATGTTGACATTATTGTCACTTATATAAGGCTTGTAACATATGATAGGGAACTGACTACAGGTTATCGGAACTTTGATAACCAGAGAGCAGTCTTTGAGGAGGAAAGTAGGAAATTCCACTTccaagtgtttttttttaaaaaaaaaaaaaagaaaaacaaacaaatgaaatgaaaatagtAGTAGAATGAAGTCGAAAAGCGACTAAGTAGGAGTGGGGCCTCGAAGTTGAAGCACCAGCTCAGTTAATTCacaaaaaacaaacaaatggtttttttttatttcataaacATCCTCATATTCTTAGAAAAAtgttacaatattttttttacgaccaaaaaaattaaaaagttacAATCCAAACAGTACCTAAGTACAGTACAGTAGGGAGGGTGGAGAAAATGAATGTAATGGACAATGAATACTGGATTGCAGATACTAGTAGTGAGTGTGGTCCTTAATTGATTCTGCTCTAAGAGTAGCCTGTATATCATTAGTTGTTTTACAGAAGGGAGCAGTCTGGAATCTGGATGCAAAATTATGATGTAGTACTGTATAGTAGGAGCACTCTAGCAGACTATTCCTTTCCCTTGGGATGCTCGCTCTCCGCAGAGCAAAGCAGGCCAAGATTCACAGATcatgcagcagcagcagcagctgcAGTAATGGCCGCCCCGCaatccatttttcttgcatCGCAACCCCCAACAAACTTAGATGTGGTAACACAAGCCATTAGGCCTTTGGCATGGTGGTCACCGCTTGGGTGGTGTGTGAGTCGTAGGGTTCAACTCTTGTCTTCTACCGATTTATTATTATATGTGACGGTTTTAATTGATCATTTTGGATGGAGTTTCTGTTCATATCAAGTTTCCTTTCCTCTTTTCTTAGATTATGCTAGATTAGATTATAAGAATTCTACcgctataaaaaaaaaaaaaaaaaatgcggtaacacacatacacacacactcGCTTTTACGGGAGACTAGAGTTAAACTTGTAGTATCATGGAGGACAGACAAGGTGCAGTCTTTTTCGGAATGCTTCCTTTTGCATCGGGAGTTCGTGGACAGACAAGGTGCAATTTCACATATTTCTGTCCAAACCCATATTTAATATGCTAGTAGTTCGTGGACGAATATGACTACAAGTGCACATATTTCTGtccatataatatatattttttaatttttcaacaTATCGCCAAAAACATGTCTTTCCCAAGTTATCCTACCATTGAGAGCATACTTGTCTTCTCGTTGCAACACGTTCAtataaaatcacaaaataattttGATTTAACGTTTGATTGGATCACATTGAGAAAAATTGAAATATCTAGGGGTTATATTCAATCCCATTCCAAAATGAGATGGGcaaaattttttaccaaaacttGAATAAGATGGGGTTTTCAAAACCTTTCCTTATCATTTCTACTGTCTCAAGGTAATCACGGAATTTCGTCAAAACCCGTGTAAACATCAATAAGAACCAAGCATGAACACAGTGCCATCGTCGTGGTGTGTATCCTCCAAAACCTTACTGTTTTGAGAAGAAACCGGGATGTAAATAAGTTCGGTCCGACATAAAATACAGCAGATGGGAACTTGGATGAGCGGGATTTTGACACTGGCCCAGGCTATTATACCAGTAGCAcattcatcatcatcatcatctgaTTTCTGATAACTTCAGTGTGGTTTGAGAGAGAGTCACCAGAAATCTCCACAAGAACAAACTCCGTCCCTGAAATGATGAAATCTGTTGGCGTCCCGTACAATGATTTCTCGTTTAAGGTACTTTGAAGTTAGCTTGGTGAAGTTATGGCAATCACCACAGACCCGAAGATTCTTGGTGATTCGTATCGGGGTCCTAGATGTGGTGTTGAGTAGCCCATATGATATAGCCAGCCGTTCACTATGTCCAGTTAGtaactttattttttcttcctcctctACGTTGTGTAAAACATATTTAGTTTGAGGCACATATCCTCCtccttttaccaatttttcAGTGATCTGATCCAAATTTTGCTTAATCTCGTCAGACTCTGGATGAGACCTATCATGGGCAATGAACACGTGGAACTTATTGCCAACCTCTATCCAACTACATGCAGGATCTTTCTTCAACTCTTTTCCTTTCATCTTCGATCTCACTTCCTCCACATCTTCCCATCTCTCTGTCGCAGCATATGCATTGGATACCAGCACATAATTTCCCGGATTCACTGGATCTAGTTCCATGAGTTTACTAGCAGCAATTTCTCTAATTTTTTCGTTTGAGTGAACACGGCAAGCACCGAGGAGAGCACACCAAACAGCGGCTGTAGGCTCCGCTTTCATCATCGtcacaaaatgaaatgcttCTTCTAGGTAATTTGCACGGGCAAGCATATCAACCATGCAAGTGTAGTGTTCTGGCCATGGCTTCAATTTGTATTCATCTTGCATTGATTCAAAAACTTCTTTGCCCTCTTCCACCAAAGCGGAATGACTACATGCATAAAGAACAGCTAAGAAAGTAATGTGATCAGGAACTAGATTTTCACTTTCCAACCTCCTAAACAAATCAATGGCCACCTTACCATAACCATGCATTCCGTATGCACTGATCATGCTCGTCCATATAGGCAAGTCTTTATTCAAGGTACTACTGAAAACCTTATACGAGTCATCCACAATCCCACAGCAAGCATACATGTCCACAAGAGAGCTAGCGACAGGACCTTCAATAACAAACCCATTCCTGAGTAGGAAGCCATGAATCTCTTTTCCTTTCCTCAATGCCGATAAATCTGCAGCAGCAGACAGGATACTCAGTGTTGCAACACAATCTAgttcaattttgttttctttcataCGAGGTACTAGTTCAAGAGCCTCACTTGCCAATCCATTATCGACATAAGAAGACATCATGCTCGTGAAGGACACAACATTCTTAAATTCGATTAGTTTGAAAACCTTACAAGCATAATTGATGTTTTTGCAGTCCCCATACACTTTAACAAGCGTATTCTCTGTGACTAGATCATATAGGCCTCTTCTCAtgaaataagcatgaatttctttcacAAGAGAATGGCACTTTAAATCACTACAAGCAAGGAGAATGCTTCCAATCATTAACATGTCAACCTCCATCTTTTCCACATTTATTTCTCGAAACAGTTGCAAAGACTTCATGGGAAGATTGTTCCGAGCATAACCAGAAATTGCTGTCGTCCAAGTAACAGAATCTTTATAAGGCATCCTATCAAAAACAAAGTGCATGTAATCTGTCCTGCCGCACTTTGCGTACATGTCCACAAGGGTGTTTCCAACCAGCAAATCATTATccattttgtttttcaaagaaaaagcaTGAATTTGCATTCCATGCGACAGATTTCCCAATCTTCCAGAGGCTGCAAGCATACTTACAAGTGAAATCTGGTCGGGTTTCTGAACCAAATTTTTCATCTCAGAAAAAACACAGAGAGCATCTTCATACAATCCATTCTGTACAAAACCTGACAGCATTGAATTCCATGAAATATTATCTTTCTCCTTCATCTCACTGAAAACTCTCGCAGCCTCATCCATACTATTGTTTTTTCCATACATAACAACCAAAGAGTTGGCAACATGTGTCTCAAGATGACGACCTGATTTTAGAACGATAGCATGAATTCCTCTGCCCAATTTCCCAAGTGCAGGCTCTTCACAGGCCTGAAGAACAGGCACAAATGTATAACTGCTAGGAGTTACACCAGCATATAGCATTTCTTCAAATAACCCCAAACCTTCTGTACTCATCCCACTCGCTGCATGCGCTGAAATCAAAGAATTCCATGCCACAACATCCTCTCTCACACTCGTTCTACTGAACAATTGGTATGCTGCAGGGATATCATCACACTTAGAGTACATGCCCACAAGTGAATTAACCACAAAGGCATTGGACAAAAATCCCAATTTGATCGTTAGTCCATGAATTTCACAGCCGCTACATAGATCTTTAACCGCAGCACAAGCCTTGAATAAAGAAGGAAAAGTATGTGCATCGAGAGGAAAATCCAACATCCGCATTTCCTTGTACAATTCCAACGCTCCCAAAGGTCGATCATTTCCAACACAAGCACCAATCATGGCATTC encodes:
- the LOC113780357 gene encoding pentatricopeptide repeat-containing protein At3g63370, chloroplastic-like, whose protein sequence is MYGKCGSLLDARKVFDEMLELNIFAWNAMIGACVGNDRPLGALELYKEMRMLDFPLDAHTFPSLFKACAAVKDLCSGCEIHGLTIKLGFLSNAFVVNSLVGMYSKCDDIPAAYQLFSRTSVREDVVAWNSLISAHAASGMSTEGLGLFEEMLYAGVTPSSYTFVPVLQACEEPALGKLGRGIHAIVLKSGRHLETHVANSLVVMYGKNNSMDEAARVFSEMKEKDNISWNSMLSGFVQNGLYEDALCVFSEMKNLVQKPDQISLVSMLAASGRLGNLSHGMQIHAFSLKNKMDNDLLVGNTLVDMYAKCGRTDYMHFVFDRMPYKDSVTWTTAISGYARNNLPMKSLQLFREINVEKMEVDMLMIGSILLACSDLKCHSLVKEIHAYFMRRGLYDLVTENTLVKVYGDCKNINYACKVFKLIEFKNVVSFTSMMSSYVDNGLASEALELVPRMKENKIELDCVATLSILSAAADLSALRKGKEIHGFLLRNGFVIEGPVASSLVDMYACCGIVDDSYKVFSSTLNKDLPIWTSMISAYGMHGYGKVAIDLFRRLESENLVPDHITFLAVLYACSHSALVEEGKEVFESMQDEYKLKPWPEHYTCMVDMLARANYLEEAFHFVTMMKAEPTAAVWCALLGACRVHSNEKIREIAASKLMELDPVNPGNYVLVSNAYAATERWEDVEEVRSKMKGKELKKDPACSWIEVGNKFHVFIAHDRSHPESDEIKQNLDQITEKLVKGGGYVPQTKYVLHNVEEEEKIKLLTGHSERLAISYGLLNTTSRTPIRITKNLRVCGDCHNFTKLTSKYLKREIIVRDANRFHHFRDGVCSCGDFW
- the LOC113781162 gene encoding pentatricopeptide repeat-containing protein At3g63370, chloroplastic-like, whose protein sequence is MDEAARVFSEMKEKDNISWNSMLSGFVQNGLYEDALCVFSEMKNLVQKPDQISLVSMLAASGRLGNLSHGMQIHAFSLKNKMDNDLLVGNTLVDMYAKCGRTDYMHFVFDRMPYKDSVTWTTAISGYARNNLPMKSLQLFREINVEKMEVDMLMIGSILLACSDLKCHSLVKEIHAYFMRRGLYDLVTENTLVKVYGDCKNINYACKVFKLIEFKNVVSFTSMMSSYVDNGLASEALELVPRMKENKIELDCVATLSILSAAADLSALRKGKEIHGFLLRNGFVIEGPVASSLVDMYACCGIVDDSYKVFSSTLNKDLPIWTSMISAYGMHGYGKVAIDLFRRLESENLVPDHITFLAVLYACSHSALVEEGKEVFESMQDEYKLKPWPEHYTCMVDMLARANYLEEAFHFVTMMKAEPTAAVWCALLGACRVHSNEKIREIAASKLMELDPVNPGNYVLVSNAYAATERWEDVEEVRSKMKGKELKKDPACSWIEVGNKFHVFIAHDRSHPESDEIKQNLDQITEKLVKGGGYVPQTKYVLHNVEEEEKIKLLTGHSERLAISYGLLNTTSRTPIRITKNLRVCGDCHNFTKLTSKYLKREIIVRDANRFHHFRDGVCSCGDFW